AATCGCGTTACCGCCAGATCAGCTTCTTGAAGTTCCGGGCGGAGTCGAAGCGCGTGCTCCTGGAGTTCTTCAAGCGAGTATGTCAGCGGTTGAGGACGTGGTGCTCGTGGGATACCAAGCGGAGCCTGGGGATCACGATCCAGAATGGTATTGAGATGAGCTTGAGCGGTTTCCCGTCGTTGATTGAGGACGGGTAATTGTTGGGAAATTTTCGAAAGCTCTACTTGAGCTCGCAGGACGTCCACCTGTGTTCGGGTTCCCACTCCGTATTTGGCGTTGGCAATATCAAAGAACTGCCGGAGCAATTTTTGCTGTTCATGATGGACCTCAATGGCTTTGTGGGCGAACAACAGCTCGAAAAAGGCCATCTTGACCGCAGCGGTAATCTCGCGAATTTTGGCCGCCACGCGTTGTTCCGCCTGAGCGGCTTCCCGTGTCGCCACCTCGGCTTTCTTCGAAAGCAATCCCGGGAAGGGAAATTGTTGCGTAACTCCGTAGATGACCGTTTGTGTTTTGGTGACATTCAGCGAGTCAGGCGTATTCCACAACTGAACCTTTAATTCGGGGTCGGTCAGGGCTCCCACTTGAGGGGCCCGCTCCTTCATGGCCAGGACCTGCTCTTGTGTCGCCGCGATCTCAGGATTCTGTTGAATCGCTTCCTGGATCAGGGGCACGAGCTCCAAGACCGGTTCAGTCGTGTCTGTTGCTTGAGCCGGGAGTGGGTCTGACGGACCAAGCCAAAACATAGCGAATGCCACTATCCCCACGTATCTTGAAATTATCTGGTGCATGGTTGTCTCCGCTTATATGTAACGACCATGGACCTCTCACCGATTCTGCCTCGTATCCAAAGAAGCAGAAAGGAGAAAATGGTCCTGTCGATCAGGCCTGAAGATGTCGGACCGGGATCAGTCAGGTCGTGAATTCAGGGAATTGGTGATGAACGGAGAAACGGGGAGGGGATCAAATACGAAAAACCGAGATGAGGAGGAGAAGGTCTTTGGGCACGGCCACCTGGCCGGTACCGGGCGGAAAGATGAATGTTCTGGAGGAGGGGACAAGGTCTGGAAGCAGCAGGGCCATTTCGCCAATGAAGGGGGCATGAGCCTGGCTATTTGAAGGAGTATCCAGACTCGATTGGACCGCGAGAGTTTTAAACCCGTCACAGAACTGAGTAACAGGTTCTTCCCCCGGCATGGTGCAATCACTCACTTGAGCCACCGGCATTTTGGCAAAGACCGGCACCACGCAGGCATAGGCGTTAAAGCTGAACGCGAGGAACAGACCAATGAGGAAGAGGGCTAACAGTTTGGGGAAGGATCTCATGAGAGTTATCCTAACTCTTAAACATCTTCTCAGTAAATAGCGTTTCTAGCTAGAGATTGTTGAGTAATAAAAATTTCCAAGGGCATATTGACCAACAAGCACGTTGCATATTAGAGGCCCTCGGGGCGGTTCAAAAAAGTTCGTCCAGCAAGGCCGCAGTCATTTTTGCGCGCAGAGCGTACTTCCAGTACGTGAGCACGGAAAAATGGCGAGAACGCCGCTGGCGGCTTTTTTCAACAGCCCCAGCAAGCAGCCGTTGGGTATGCTGACTGGCCCTTCATGAATCCATGGGGACGAATGATCATAAACGCCATTTCTAATGATCTCTTTCCAGAAGACGAAGGATGAACTTTTCATCGAAAAATCTAAACCCTTCCCCAACCATTTTTTTGTTTCGGATTGGTAGTTGGAAGAGATTAATTGAAATAGTCGCCCTCCGATGACCTTAAAGGCAGTTTCAGGTCGGGTCGTGTTTTGATGTCCACTTTCGGCCAAAAGCGGACATTCAATTATTCTTTACTTCACTTCGGCTTGAGATTCGCAGGCATAAGTATCATCAATTTCTTTAGCGATTTGTTCAAAGTGTTTATGCTGTTCGCGCATATAGAAGTGATAAATCCTTGCGTCACTCTCGGACATATGATGTTCACCGCCCTCAAGATATGTTTCCAGTCTGGACAGAGCGTGTTTGTATTCATCAAGTTCGTATTGTGTATAAGGGGCAAAATCACCCCGCTCCTTCAGAGCTTTTTCGAATTTAAGATAAGTATCCTTGACACCTTTAAGCATGGCAAGTCCGAGCCGAATGTTGTCTAAGTCGGGTGAATGAATACCTTGTGCAATTTTTTCAAAACTGTATCCAATGCTTGAAGGAAAAATATTGATTAGAAGGTTGTCCTTGTACTTCTGTTTGTGCATCTTGTCAGCCTCTTTAAGTTTATTTGCTATAGACTCGTATCCAGATTTAATTTCATCAAGTTGATCGCCTATTATTTTGAATAAATCTACATCAATGAATTTCATTTTTCCTTGATCGTAACATTGCATCAACCTAAAGCCATTTTTGGACAACGTCGTTCTTGAAATGAAGTTGTAATGTGTCTGACCCTCGGGCGTCCCCTGAGTTTGTTTTGTTGGGTGCCCTATTGCAGCATTCCTTAGGTAACGTATTTGTTTAAGAGGATCACTTCTGTGGTACTTTATCTTAAATGCCTCAGACAAATGTAATATGGCATCTTGTTGAATAAATAGAGCTTGAAGTAAGCCGTAGGTATATATGTATTTTAAGCCTTCTTTGCTGGGATAATCAGATTCAATATAATCGCTGATGGAGTATGATGTATCGCCAATTGCATCTAATGAGCAGCAGATTTGATTCCAGTTGTCTGAATCACTGATAAGATCATTTTGATAACGTGTGGTATTGATGTGTTCCCGAACAACAGTTTCCAAAGAGTCTAGCTGAGTTATCTTCTCTAAAATCTGTTTGTTCATTTTACCAATCTACATATATTACTTTAACGGGAACAATTCGCACTCTAAACGTCTGCTTTGGGTCGTAAGCGGACGGTTAATCGAAAGCTCTACTGTTGCCGCCTAACAATTTGCGGCACTGAACTTCTCAATGGCCTGGCATTCCTCAACCCCGTCTTTACTCACGCTATACAGCAGGATATTGTATTCGGTTACAGTAGGATAAACGAAGAAAAGAGTCCAGCCAGAATTCCAGAAACAGGTTGAAGGAGTTTACCCTGAATGGGATTTTGGCGTGGATGACCTAAGGCATTAATTTAATTGGTGGCAGGGTAGCGGTCGCGCCTACGGTCCGTTGCTTAAGAGTCAATGGTTTGATTTGTCACGAAATAAAGGACTTTTGCCGGTCGTTGGGAACCTGGAGGAGGGCTGAAAAGAATTATTTTATGGAAGGCACTCCGAGATCTTTGCAGATTTTCTTTGCGAGTTGGTCACTGATTTCTTTATGTCTTGGGATAGCCGACCGTTTATTGAGCTGAGGATTATGCCACCAGGAATGCCGACCACCTTCCCTCAACAGCTCACATGTGTGTGATCGAAGGTGGCGAACCAGTTCCTCCCGTTTCATACTCCGATAGGCTCTTCTTCGAAATTGGATCCGGCCGCTCCCAGGGCTTCTTGTCGATTAAATTCTAGCGCTTCCTTTAGAGTGATCTTGAGGGTTGCAAGTAATTCCTCACGGGTGCTCTCTTGGCAGTTGACGCCAGGAATTTCTTCGATCCACCCGATCCACCATCCAGCGTCTTTTTTAATCACAGCCGTATATGCTTGATTCATGGTTCGTCTCCTTTTCATACAGGAAGCAACGTCGCAAAGACTTTTGGAGTTGAATAATTTATCTATCAAAGAGGAATCGGCATCATTTTGTCAATTGTTAATTGAAGAATCCTCACTACTCAGGTGTGTCTACAGAGGAAGCGTGCCGTCTATCTGATGCCCGATGTTCAAGCCGAATTCTTGCCTCGGCAATATCCATGTGACTCAATATCCCTATCGGCCGGGATTGATGATCCAGCACCGGGGCCTGTTTCACATCTTTCATGTACAACACCCGTAAGGCTTCGCGCACGGCCTGTCCCTCATGAAGGGCCGCGACCTCATGCTTGGCGATCGTGTCGACGGACTCACCAAAATCCTGGCCATGGGTCATGGCCCGATAGACATCCGTTTTTGTCAGAATGCCGGTCATTTTTCCTTCCGCATCCACGATGGGCAACAAGGTCTGTGAACCATTTCCAAAGGCCAGGATCGCCTCATTGATCGTGGCGGCTTCCGGAAGACACGGTGCGGATTGTTTCATCACGGCTTCGACGGGAGAGGAGAGCAGTTCCGTCGTCCACCGTGTTTCGCCCAATACGTCTTCTTGAGGTCCTCGTTGCGCCGTATAGCGGAGAATCCCGCTCAGACTTTGGAAGCTCCCGACGAATGCTTTGAATTCCTTAGAATTAAACACCATGATCGTAGCCGCCGTTTTGGCCGTCACCGTGACGCGCCGCACCACACCATATAAAAAAGATCCTTCTCCAAAATGATCTCCCGGAATCAGTTCGTCACGCCATAGCACTTCGCCATTTTCATGGTATCGCACGGCTTCTAGTGACCCTTTCTCAACCACATAGAAGGCGGAACCTTCTTCTCCCTGTCGGAAAATCACATCGCCCGGTTCCACATGCAGGCGCGCAATCTTTTGCGTTTTTTTCAGGTCCAGGTAATTCAGATCCGGCGGGAAAAAAAGTTCAAAGGTCCAATCGACCATGACCCGCAGCTTGCGGTCGAGTCCAGGCAATTTCAGTAGATGAATGGTCCGGGTCAACCACCATGCAAAAAATCCGCTGAACCGGAACCCGAAAATCGAGCAGACGCCCTTATGGTGGCCGATGGTCGCCATTTGGCCCAGCGTTTTGTAGCGGAAGGGACGAAGGGGTTTGCCAGATGAGGATAGGGCGATGTTCTCGGCCGCATGCCGGCCAAGTTTGATCGCGAATTGAGCCGTCGGCGGTGCTTGATTCCCATAGCCATCCGGATTGGCCGCTCCATCTCCAATGCCCCATACATGAGTAAATCCCTTGAGGCGTAGAAACTCGTCGGTGATGAGCCATCCCTTGGCATACTCAGCTGACAATTCTGTCAGGACCGGATTCGGGGCGTTTCCAATCGTACAGATCGGATTCTGTGATTCGAGGCGGGTGCCATCATGTAGCCGGATATATCCTGCGCTGACAGAGGATGCCCGTCGGTTCAGCAGGACCGTCATTCCGCGCGATTCAAGAGACCGTTGAGCAAAACGTCCGAGGTCTTCGTCCAGTTCAGGGAGTAGATATGGGCCCGAATGCACCAGAGTAACTTGCAGTTCCGACGGGTCAAATGCGGGATAAAATCGTCTGGCATCTTGCAACAAATCAAGAATTTCACCAGCGGTTTCGACACCGCTATATCCACCACCGACGACCACGAAATGGAGGAGGGACTGCCGAATATCCGGGTTTGGCTCAAGATCCGCCTCTTCAAGACGTTTAATGATATGTTCCCGGATTCCCAGTGCATCAGCCAGCGTCTTCAAAAATAACCCGTGCTCCATCATGCCCGGTATCGCACGGAGATTGGTGCTGCTTCCCAACGCGATGACCAGGTGTTCCGCTTCGACGGGTTTCAGCCTTATCCCCTCCTCGGCATTGAATTCGATTCGTCGTTGCTGCAGATCGATGGTCGTGACTTCGGCACGTTGCACCATGCAGCGGCGCAGCGCCAGTCGAATGGGGTTCATGACATGGCGCGGTTCGATCCCCGCTCCGATCACCTCCGAAAGAAAGGGTTGGTAGACGAAATAGTTTTCCGCGCTAACCAG
The DNA window shown above is from Nitrospiraceae bacterium and carries:
- a CDS encoding type II toxin-antitoxin system HicB family antitoxin, coding for MNQAYTAVIKKDAGWWIGWIEEIPGVNCQESTREELLATLKITLKEALEFNRQEALGAAGSNFEEEPIGV
- a CDS encoding FAD-dependent oxidoreductase; its protein translation is MHTKWEVVILGGGFAGLACARRLEKLWGKDTAKRVLLVSAENYFVYQPFLSEVIGAGIEPRHVMNPIRLALRRCMVQRAEVTTIDLQQRRIEFNAEEGIRLKPVEAEHLVIALGSSTNLRAIPGMMEHGLFLKTLADALGIREHIIKRLEEADLEPNPDIRQSLLHFVVVGGGYSGVETAGEILDLLQDARRFYPAFDPSELQVTLVHSGPYLLPELDEDLGRFAQRSLESRGMTVLLNRRASSVSAGYIRLHDGTRLESQNPICTIGNAPNPVLTELSAEYAKGWLITDEFLRLKGFTHVWGIGDGAANPDGYGNQAPPTAQFAIKLGRHAAENIALSSSGKPLRPFRYKTLGQMATIGHHKGVCSIFGFRFSGFFAWWLTRTIHLLKLPGLDRKLRVMVDWTFELFFPPDLNYLDLKKTQKIARLHVEPGDVIFRQGEEGSAFYVVEKGSLEAVRYHENGEVLWRDELIPGDHFGEGSFLYGVVRRVTVTAKTAATIMVFNSKEFKAFVGSFQSLSGILRYTAQRGPQEDVLGETRWTTELLSSPVEAVMKQSAPCLPEAATINEAILAFGNGSQTLLPIVDAEGKMTGILTKTDVYRAMTHGQDFGESVDTIAKHEVAALHEGQAVREALRVLYMKDVKQAPVLDHQSRPIGILSHMDIAEARIRLEHRASDRRHASSVDTPE
- a CDS encoding type II toxin-antitoxin system HicA family toxin yields the protein MKREELVRHLRSHTCELLREGGRHSWWHNPQLNKRSAIPRHKEISDQLAKKICKDLGVPSIK
- a CDS encoding TolC family protein → MHQIISRYVGIVAFAMFWLGPSDPLPAQATDTTEPVLELVPLIQEAIQQNPEIAATQEQVLAMKERAPQVGALTDPELKVQLWNTPDSLNVTKTQTVIYGVTQQFPFPGLLSKKAEVATREAAQAEQRVAAKIREITAAVKMAFFELLFAHKAIEVHHEQQKLLRQFFDIANAKYGVGTRTQVDVLRAQVELSKISQQLPVLNQRRETAQAHLNTILDRDPQAPLGIPRAPRPQPLTYSLEELQEHALRLRPELQEADLAVTRFQSATQLAKLQYYPHLRVELQRWQNYHTDDGFGGNVMVNIPFAFWTKPKYDAGVREAAAQVRSAQAKQQTLVTLTRFQVKDLVVQIQATQEVLELYRTTVLPQAQQVLQAAHAGYRTDRTDFLDLIDAERALITFRLEFIRALVNREQQVAQLERVLGADL